CCCATTACTGCACATAGTTGTAATAACATATGAATTTCCATTGCCTGAAGGTTTTAAAGAAAATTGCTGAGGAGTATGTCCATATGCATTGTAAATTTCAACATTTGTTCCATCGTTATTAGCGCCATTACATACATCAAGCATGAAATTACCTAATGCACTTTTTAATGTTACGCAGCCATTACCTATGTTGTTTAAATACCACTTTTGACCTGCAGCACCTGAAGATGCATCTAGCTCAACGTTTTGGGCTGCGCGTCCTGTGTTAACTGCAACCTGAAGATATTTATTAGCATGAACATTTTTAATGCGATACCATCCATTATTTAAAGTTGTTGGATTACTAGGGTTAGTTGAATTAGAAGGAGTTATATAAACTCTATATCCGCTAGTATTATTGGTATTTGATATTGATACATTAATTGAGTTATTAGACACACTATAATTCTTTAAGGAGACTAGACTTGTGCCATTCACAGGAGTATCTTTACTTTGCCAATCTACTTTTTCTACTTTAACAGTTGCAGTCGAACCAACAAAAGCTGGGATATTTTTTAAATTAACATTAATGGTTCCATCATTAACTCCGCCTAAGAGTACGCTTATATATTTAGCATTTGAATCAACGCACGAGAAGCCATCCACTTGTTTGCTATTATCATTTGGAGGTGTAACATTAACCATATTACCTGTCATATCACCATACCATTTATAAAACCACCATCCAGCACCTTTTTGTGTATCAGATGCCATAAGACTTCCTAATCTGCCTGGTGCATTTGTCCACCACCATGAAATACAAGCAGCATCTACTTTATTACGTTCAAATTTTGCAATAAAAGGTGCTGATGCTCCTGGCTGACCCTCGGCATAGTGATTACTGTCACTATATTCATTTATTGATATTTTCTTTTCTGGTATTCCAAATGATCTTTCTAAGTTTTTTAAATCTCTAATATTATTAGAAATATTTTGGCTTCCACCAAGTTCATGCCAACAAATTACATCTGGAACACAGTTATTTCTCCTGCAAAAGTTAAGGAAAGCATTCATATTGTAATGATTATAATATGAGTATGAAGGACCTATAATTTGAGCTGTTGGATCTTGAGAACGTATTAACTTATAAGTTTGAAGCCACATGTTATTAAAACTTACACTGTTACTTTTCCATGTGCCGTCTGGCTCGTTCCATATTTCGTAACCATAAAAGTTTGTACAACCTGAAGCTTTTTTTTGATTGATTACATTAGAAACTTTACTGAGCCAATCATTCATGTTTGTAAAAGCATAAGGCCATCCTCTAAATATATCTGCCAATCTAATCATGACTCTACCTGTTGTGCCAGTAAGTCTTTTAGCTGTAGGTATAGCAGCTCCAGTGTATTGCTGATGGTTAAAGCCTGATAAGGCCGGATTTGTGAAAACATTTGGCTTTAGAGGTGCAACAAACTGTGCAATATAAACTGGTTTATTTTCTGTAACTCCATAGAGAGATCCACTTGCGCAGTGAGTTACGCTTCTAATTGTATTTTGGCAATCTACAGTTAGAGTGTTAGCGGCGAAAGCGGGCACTGAAGGAACTGTAGTTGCGGTCAAAGTCATTGCTAAGCTTAATGCCATACCAATAAATTTTTTATTCATAATTAAGCCTCCTTGCATTAAACTTTAATTAATTATTAGTTGGTTGAAACTAAAGTAAGTGAAGAGTTAAGAGTTAATGAAACTTTTTCTATGTTACACCGTGAAAACTCTTAAATGTATAGCTGCTTCTATCACTCTTAACTCTCTTTAAGTTCTTGACTTTTTTTAGAACTAGTTTTACTTTATTGTGCAGTCAACACCATTTAACTTGTAAGCAGTTGGTGCACTAAATGTTCCGTTGTAGCTTATATTGAAACCAAAGCTTTGAGTTGAGTTAGGTGCGATTACAGCATTGTAAGGCAGACTAGATACTGTTATAGCATTATTTGCCCCCATTTTATAGCTGCCATTCCACATGTTTGTTACAGTTTGACCGTTAGGTAGAGTCCATGATAAATTCCAGCCGTTTATTGGAGTTGTACCATTGTTCTTGATTGTTACATTAATTGATGCACCAGAGCCCCAATTGCTTGCAACTGAACATGAAATTTCAACTGGTGATTGTGGTTCAGGAGAAGTTGAAATTGTATAGTCAGCAGAAGTTATATCTGAATCTGTCATTCCATTCTTTACAGCAATAGCTTTTAAAGTAGTAGTTTTTGATATTGTTATTGGTCCACTATATAATGTTGATGAAGTTGTAGGATCACTTCCGTCAGTTGTATAATATATAGCTGCGTCTGAAGTTGAGCTGCTTAAACTTACCTTTTGGGCGGTGGTATATGTGCCGGATACAACACTCATAGTTGGAGCTTCAACTTTAGTAGTAGTTGGTACAGGGGTTGGAGTATCACCATTTAAGTCTCCAACGAAAGTAGTTACACTTTGTGCTGGAAGAGACGCTGTGAAGTTTCCATTAGTTGCAGTTATGTCTGCTCCTTTAGCCATGTTAGCTGAACCTGAAGTTACATATGAAGATACTTTAGAAACACTGCCATTTTTCATACTGAAGTTTTGGTTTACTGCGTTTGTTCCTTGGTTTATTGCAACAACAACTACTTTACTATCTCCTGTATATGCTGATACATAAACATTTGATTGAGGACTGCTTGTAGCATCAATCCTATAATAGCCGTTTCTAATAAATTTAGAGAACTGTCCCATTACGTAAGTTTTTTTGTAAGTCTCATTAGTTCTAGTGTTATATAAGCCGTTTTGATCTCCAGATATCCACCAATATACATAAGCGTTCATGTTTCCGATTGTCATGCAATCATTAATTTCTTTAGCTAATTTAACACATGTAGCTGGATCGTTGCCTTCAAGATAGTGTTCAGTCATCCAGATATCTTTTCCCTTATTACGTGCTGAAGGATAATCTTTAATAGTAGCTCCATATAAATGTCCTCCAATAATTGAAACATACTTAGCAGTATTAGGATCATTAAGAATTGGATCTGAGAGTGCCTGGTTAAAGCCTAGAGATTCAGGCATAATGAGTTTAACAACGCTGGATAGACCAGCTCCATACTGTGAAATAAAATCATGGAACTGCTGTGATGTCCAGGTACAAGCATCGTAATCAGGTGCCCAATCTGGTTCATTCTGAAGAGACAGAGCATATAAAGGAGCTCCATTATCAGACATATATTTTACAAAAGTCTTTAGGTAAGCTGCATAATCAGCATAAGAAGAAGGTTTTAAGTAACCTCTATTAGCACCAGTTGTTGTGTTATTACTTTTCATTGAAGCTGGTGGTGTCCATGGAGTTGCAAAGACAATACCTCCTCTTGCACGTACTTTTTTTGCATTAGAGAGCTCATCAGACCATGCTCTAAAGTCGCCTCTATTCCAGCCTTCATTTGGAGCAATACGCAATCTTACAATGTCTAAGCCTGCGTTTTTATAAAGAGTGTCCATGCAGGTATCGCTTAAAGCTCCACACCATGCACTTGAAGCACCAAAGCCTCTTATAACCTGATCCTTAGAAGTTACGTTTATTGTAGCAGTTGAAGCTGCTTTAACTGATGTTGCTTTGCCTGCAAAAGATAAGCAGGTCATAGAAACTGCCATTAAAGACAGTATTAATTTTTTTACTTTAATATTCATTTAAATTTCCTCCTTTAATTATTAGTTGGTTCAAATACCCAAGATTGATTGTCGCCGCCAGTGCAGCTCCACTCACATACATTAGAGCCGTCGTTAGTTGCATAATTAGCATCATCTAGTGCTTTGGTTCCATTGCTGCACATAGTCGTAATAACATATGAATTTCCACTTGATGAAGGTTTTAAAGAAAATTGCTGTGGAGTATGTCCATATGCATTGTAAATTTCAACTTTTGTACCATCGTCATTAGCACCACCACATACATCAAGCATAAAGTTGCCTAATGCACTTTTTAGTGTTATTAAGCCATTACCTATATTGTTTAAATACCACTTTTGACCATCAGTACCTGAAGATGAATCTATCTCAACATTTTGAGTTGCGCGTCCTATGTTATCTGCAACCTGAAGGTACTTCTCAGCATGAACATTTTTAATGCGGTACCATCCATTATTTAAAGTTGTTGGATTAGTAGGATTAGTTGGAGTAGCATTACCACCGCTAAATTGCCAGTAATCAACATTAAATAGGTAGCTATTGCTGCTTCCAGTAAATTTTAAATATAAGTCATGTATACCACTTACTTTATTTACCTTACAAGAATTAGTAACCCAAGATTGCCAACCACCTGTGTTCTTAACAGGACAAGTTCCAATTAGCGTTCCTGTGGGGCTATCAAGGTGAAGTTCAATATTTCCACCAGCATTTACTGAAGCCACTCTTGCATCAAAGGAAGTTGCTCCAGAACCAAAGTTAACACCTTTTACCTTTATCCAACTGTTATTTGTGATATTACATACATCCATTCCACCTTCACTGCAGCTTTCAGTCTTAACATTTGATTCCCAGCAAATTGTTTCAGCTTCATTTCTGACATATGGATTCAAATTACCAGTACCAGACACTCCCGTTTTAGTCATATTTATTGTTGGAAATGTGCCATCAGGATTATATTTAAATTCCTCAATACACACTGAACGTGTAAATCCTCCGCCTCCAGGTAAAGCACCATTATGATAAAAGAAATAGGAATGTCCTTTGAAGTCAATTACACCTGGATGATTTGTAAAACTGCCACCTTGAGAAGGCATAATCACACCTCTATAAGTCCATGGACCGGTAGGGCTTTTGCTTGTAGAATAAGAAATATATTCAGGTATACCACCTGCTGCATATACCATGTAGTACATTCCATTACGCTTATAAAACCATGGGCCTTCTTCATATAAAGTAAGTCTTTTATCAGACTTTCCAGTACGTGCTCCAAAACCGGATGTAGTCAAAGGTACTTGTACAATATTTCCTGAGTAAGAAATCATATCTTGATTTAACTTAACGTAAAAAAGATTAGGATTTCCCCAATACAAATATGCTTGGCCGTTATCATCTATAAACACTGTAGGATCAATATCACCTGTACCAGTAAAAGCTAGGGGATGTCCAAGGGCGTCTACAAAGGGTCCAGTAGGACTATTTGATACTGCAACGCCTATTGCCATGCCACCGCTTTTTTGAGTTACAGGAACATAGTAATAGAATTTACCGTTTCTAGGTATACATTGACCTGCCCAAGCATCACCTTTTGCCCAACTAAATGTCTTGTACGATAATGGTGATCCATGGTCTGTCCAATTTACCATATCTGTTGAAGAGTAGCATCTCCAATCATTCATGGTATACCAAGTTGATTTATCTTCATCATGCCCGGTATACAAATAGCAAGTACCGTTATAAACCATGGGAGCAGGGTCAGTAGTATACATGGTTTGTACTACCGGATTATCAGCATGACACACTCCTTGAGAAAGTAAAGAGAATGCAAGTGAAAGGGCTGCTATATAATATACTTTTTTCATATAATCACCTCCTAAAAAATTAAGAATTAAGAATGAATGAAACTTTTTCTACGTTCCACTGCGAAAAACTTCTAAACGTATAGATACCTCCATTTCCTTAATGGAAATGCTCTTAATTTATTTTTTAGTTTGCTGGTTCGAAGCTCCACGACTGATTGTCTCCACCAGTGCAGCTCCATTCACATACATTGGCACCGTCATTAGTTGAATAATTGCAATCATCTAATGCTTTGCTTCCATTACTGCACATAGTTGTAATAACATATGAATTTCCACTTGATGAAGGCTTTAATGAAAATTGCTGTGGAGTATGTCCATATGCATTGTAAATTTCAACTTTTGTGCCATCATCATTAGCACCACCACATACATCAAGCGTAAAGTCACCCAATGCACTTTTTAGTGTTAGTAAGCCATTACCTATATTGTTTAAATACCACTTTTGACCAGCAGCACTTGAAGATGAATCTAGCTCAACATTTTGAGTTGCGCGTCCTATGTTACCTGCAACTTGAAGGTACTTCTCAGCATGAACATTTTTAATGCGGTACCAACCATTATTTAAAACTCCTGAGCTTGGATTGGTGCCTGTACTTGTCCCTGTTGCAGTGGGGCTGAATCTAAAATAGTCAAAGTCCGCATAACCACTGGTGTCATGGCCTGTTGTGTAGTTAAACAGAGCAAATCTATAACCTACAAACCATAATTTATAGAAAAAATTCATTTTAAGGGTACTGCCAAACTGTGTCCAATTACTGCCGTTATAGCTGTAATAGAATTTAGCTGTCTCAGCATTGCAGTCGGCGTCAACCTTTAAATATATGGTGTTATTAGTAAGGTTAATAGAGTATTCTTTTCCGTCTACATTATATTGAACTAGCTTTTTGGTCCCATTATCATTCTTCACTGCTATATATCCATATTTACAGTGAAAGGCAGACAATCCGGAAATTTGTCCAGGTTTAAGATTCGATGCATCCAGCTTAACATAGCCCGAAGATGCTGGCCCTTGTATTCTTTGGGTTAAGGTATTTCTTGCTTGAAGAAGATCAGCAGAATAACTGGTTTTAAGTCTTAACCAACCTGGTCTTTCAGAGGTACTCCATTTTGAATTATCAGGATTGTGATTCCACTGCCACTGAGAAGATATAGAACCCTGCGCCTCAAATTCATCTGTTGTTCCAGGTGATTTTATTCCATTTCCTGCTGCGGGTTTAGTATATGTTAA
The sequence above is a segment of the Clostridium pasteurianum genome. Coding sequences within it:
- a CDS encoding RICIN domain-containing protein, with product MNKKFIGMALSLAMTLTATTVPSVPAFAANTLTVDCQNTIRSVTHCASGSLYGVTENKPVYIAQFVAPLKPNVFTNPALSGFNHQQYTGAAIPTAKRLTGTTGRVMIRLADIFRGWPYAFTNMNDWLSKVSNVINQKKASGCTNFYGYEIWNEPDGTWKSNSVSFNNMWLQTYKLIRSQDPTAQIIGPSYSYYNHYNMNAFLNFCRRNNCVPDVICWHELGGSQNISNNIRDLKNLERSFGIPEKKISINEYSDSNHYAEGQPGASAPFIAKFERNKVDAACISWWWTNAPGRLGSLMASDTQKGAGWWFYKWYGDMTGNMVNVTPPNDNSKQVDGFSCVDSNAKYISVLLGGVNDGTINVNLKNIPAFVGSTATVKVEKVDWQSKDTPVNGTSLVSLKNYSVSNNSINVSISNTNNTSGYRVYITPSNSTNPSNPTTLNNGWYRIKNVHANKYLQVAVNTGRAAQNVELDASSGAAGQKWYLNNIGNGCVTLKSALGNFMLDVCNGANNDGTNVEIYNAYGHTPQQFSLKPSGNGNSYVITTMCSNGTKALDDSNYATNDGANVCQWSCTGGDNQFWTFEPAN
- a CDS encoding family 43 glycosylhydrolase, with protein sequence MKKVYYIAALSLAFSLLSQGVCHADNPVVQTMYTTDPAPMVYNGTCYLYTGHDEDKSTWYTMNDWRCYSSTDMVNWTDHGSPLSYKTFSWAKGDAWAGQCIPRNGKFYYYVPVTQKSGGMAIGVAVSNSPTGPFVDALGHPLAFTGTGDIDPTVFIDDNGQAYLYWGNPNLFYVKLNQDMISYSGNIVQVPLTTSGFGARTGKSDKRLTLYEEGPWFYKRNGMYYMVYAAGGIPEYISYSTSKSPTGPWTYRGVIMPSQGGSFTNHPGVIDFKGHSYFFYHNGALPGGGGFTRSVCIEEFKYNPDGTFPTINMTKTGVSGTGNLNPYVRNEAETICWESNVKTESCSEGGMDVCNITNNSWIKVKGVNFGSGATSFDARVASVNAGGNIELHLDSPTGTLIGTCPVKNTGGWQSWVTNSCKVNKVSGIHDLYLKFTGSSNSYLFNVDYWQFSGGNATPTNPTNPTTLNNGWYRIKNVHAEKYLQVADNIGRATQNVEIDSSSGTDGQKWYLNNIGNGLITLKSALGNFMLDVCGGANDDGTKVEIYNAYGHTPQQFSLKPSSSGNSYVITTMCSNGTKALDDANYATNDGSNVCEWSCTGGDNQSWVFEPTNN
- a CDS encoding cellulose binding domain-containing protein; protein product: MNIKVKKLILSLMAVSMTCLSFAGKATSVKAASTATINVTSKDQVIRGFGASSAWCGALSDTCMDTLYKNAGLDIVRLRIAPNEGWNRGDFRAWSDELSNAKKVRARGGIVFATPWTPPASMKSNNTTTGANRGYLKPSSYADYAAYLKTFVKYMSDNGAPLYALSLQNEPDWAPDYDACTWTSQQFHDFISQYGAGLSSVVKLIMPESLGFNQALSDPILNDPNTAKYVSIIGGHLYGATIKDYPSARNKGKDIWMTEHYLEGNDPATCVKLAKEINDCMTIGNMNAYVYWWISGDQNGLYNTRTNETYKKTYVMGQFSKFIRNGYYRIDATSSPQSNVYVSAYTGDSKVVVVAINQGTNAVNQNFSMKNGSVSKVSSYVTSGSANMAKGADITATNGNFTASLPAQSVTTFVGDLNGDTPTPVPTTTKVEAPTMSVVSGTYTTAQKVSLSSSTSDAAIYYTTDGSDPTTSSTLYSGPITISKTTTLKAIAVKNGMTDSDITSADYTISTSPEPQSPVEISCSVASNWGSGASINVTIKNNGTTPINGWNLSWTLPNGQTVTNMWNGSYKMGANNAITVSSLPYNAVIAPNSTQSFGFNISYNGTFSAPTAYKLNGVDCTIK
- a CDS encoding family 43 glycosylhydrolase, with the protein product MKNSLCKKKFSFKKLSSIAAITCILITAVSFTSAKAYTSDLGNGTYQNPVMYADYPDNCVIKVGTTYYMACSSINYMPGLPILKSEDLVNWETCSYAFDRIDAGMNGIDKAHADAYNLVNGKNVYANGCWAPSLKYHDGTFYATFSSLDLGKTFVCTKKAPMGFGGWDFTEIKGLGYSHDADLFFDTDGRVYLINGGCNVTELTSDCKSVKPGGINKKVFDGGSSHDGNRIFKRNGYYYILSTPVKENGPYQRIEKAWRSRSLTGPYEQKVILDDGANHQVCVVEDGSYNWAMLFEDKGAVGRIPKLAPVTWTNDWPMIGINGKIPLTYTKPAAGNGIKSPGTTDEFEAQGSISSQWQWNHNPDNSKWSTSERPGWLRLKTSYSADLLQARNTLTQRIQGPASSGYVKLDASNLKPGQISGLSAFHCKYGYIAVKNDNGTKKLVQYNVDGKEYSINLTNNTIYLKVDADCNAETAKFYYSYNGSNWTQFGSTLKMNFFYKLWFVGYRFALFNYTTGHDTSGYADFDYFRFSPTATGTSTGTNPSSGVLNNGWYRIKNVHAEKYLQVAGNIGRATQNVELDSSSSAAGQKWYLNNIGNGLLTLKSALGDFTLDVCGGANDDGTKVEIYNAYGHTPQQFSLKPSSSGNSYVITTMCSNGSKALDDCNYSTNDGANVCEWSCTGGDNQSWSFEPAN